A part of Variovorax sp. HW608 genomic DNA contains:
- the era gene encoding GTPase Era, translating to MNEPIDPATASSPESQRCGLVAIVGKPNVGKSTLLNALVGQKISITSRKAQTTRHRITGMRTLGATQFVFVDTPGFQTLHANALNRSLNKTVVGAVSDVDLILFVVEAGSFTAADERVLKLLGAGIPTVLIANKLDHVHRRADIAPWLQGMQQKHAFAEFVPMSAKNPKDVERLFGICEKYLPQQPWWYGEDELTDRSEQFLASEMVREKLFRLTGDELPYTSTVVIDKFTEEPPARKGQKRLVRIAATIVVERDSHKAMVIGDKGERIKRIGTETRQELEKLMDAKVFIELWVKVRSGWADDEARVRSFGYE from the coding sequence ATGAACGAACCCATCGACCCCGCCACCGCTTCTTCTCCCGAATCGCAGCGCTGCGGACTGGTGGCCATCGTCGGCAAGCCCAATGTGGGCAAGTCGACGCTGCTCAATGCACTGGTCGGCCAGAAGATCAGCATCACCTCGCGCAAGGCGCAGACCACCCGGCACCGCATCACCGGCATGCGCACGCTGGGTGCGACGCAGTTCGTGTTCGTCGACACGCCGGGTTTCCAGACGCTGCACGCCAATGCGCTGAACCGGTCGCTCAACAAGACGGTGGTCGGTGCGGTTTCCGACGTCGATCTGATCCTGTTCGTGGTCGAGGCCGGCAGCTTCACCGCGGCGGACGAACGGGTGCTCAAGCTGCTCGGCGCCGGCATCCCCACGGTGCTGATCGCCAACAAGCTGGACCACGTGCATCGCCGCGCCGACATCGCACCGTGGCTGCAGGGCATGCAGCAAAAGCACGCCTTTGCCGAGTTCGTGCCGATGTCGGCCAAGAATCCGAAGGACGTCGAGCGCCTCTTCGGCATCTGCGAGAAGTACCTGCCGCAGCAGCCGTGGTGGTATGGCGAGGACGAGCTCACCGACCGCAGCGAGCAGTTCCTGGCCAGCGAGATGGTGCGCGAGAAACTGTTCCGCCTGACCGGCGACGAGCTGCCCTACACCTCGACCGTGGTGATCGACAAGTTCACCGAGGAGCCGCCGGCGCGCAAGGGTCAGAAGCGCCTGGTCAGGATCGCCGCGACCATCGTCGTGGAGCGCGACAGCCACAAGGCGATGGTCATCGGCGACAAGGGCGAGCGCATCAAGCGCATCGGCACCGAGACGCGTCAGGAGCTCGAGAAGCTCATGGACGCCAAGGTCTTCATCGAGCTCTGGGTCAAGGTGCGTTCCGGCTGGGCCGACGACGAGGCCCGCGTGCGTTCCTTCGGGTATGAGTGA
- the rnc gene encoding ribonuclease III, whose protein sequence is MNEGGLAALQTRLRYSFADPRLLQRALTHRSFSADHNERLEFLGDSVLSLAVSHLLYTRLNSMAEGDLSRVRANLVKQDTLHQLALKLALSPLLRLGEGEARSGGQNRPSILADALEAVIGAVYLDAGFGAAQALVQRLYESVEINPRMEAAAKDPKTELQEWLQGHKMKLPVYRVVGTLGAAHKQTFEVQCEAPDLGLHEHGIGGSRRAAEQAAAAAMLIRLKARGAKASP, encoded by the coding sequence GTGAACGAAGGTGGCCTCGCCGCGCTCCAGACGCGGCTCCGGTATTCGTTTGCCGACCCTCGGCTCCTGCAGCGCGCGCTGACGCATCGCAGTTTCTCGGCCGACCACAACGAGCGGCTCGAATTCCTGGGCGATTCGGTGCTCAGCCTCGCCGTCTCGCACCTCTTGTACACGCGGCTGAACTCGATGGCGGAGGGCGACCTTTCCCGGGTCCGCGCCAATCTGGTCAAGCAGGACACGCTGCACCAGCTCGCGCTCAAGCTCGCGCTGTCGCCGCTTCTGCGACTGGGCGAAGGCGAGGCGCGCTCGGGTGGCCAGAACCGGCCGTCGATCCTCGCCGACGCGCTCGAGGCGGTGATCGGCGCGGTCTATCTCGACGCCGGCTTCGGCGCCGCGCAGGCGCTGGTTCAGCGCCTTTACGAATCCGTGGAAATCAATCCGCGCATGGAAGCGGCCGCCAAGGACCCGAAGACCGAATTGCAGGAATGGCTTCAGGGCCACAAAATGAAGTTGCCGGTCTATCGCGTGGTCGGAACGCTCGGCGCTGCGCACAAGCAGACCTTCGAAGTCCAATGCGAAGCGCCCGATCTGGGGCTGCACGAACACGGCATCGGCGGCTCGCGCCGTGCCGCCGAACAGGCCGCTGCGGCGGCGATGTTGATCCGGCTCAAGGCGCGCGGCGCGAAGGCATCCCCATGA
- the lepB gene encoding signal peptidase I has product MAFITSLILAAFVGYIGAWYFGAVEGNFALLLFLATVVTGIYWLAERFYFLPRRQRAAASLEASLTNRREELARQGITQVDTVDAKASERLLMQPWWLDWTAGLFPVILVVFLLRSFLAEPFKIPSGSMMPTLLVGDLILVNKFVYGLRLPVVNTKITDGRPPARGDVMVFRYPPKPSMDYIKRVVGVPGDEVAYLNKKLTINGQPVSKDAIPDYFDEETMRYLKQYGENLNGTQHDILNDDARRAGLSEAEIMAFPFQENCRYSVEGVMCKVPPGYYFMMGDNRDNSLDSRYWGFVPDRNIVGKAFLIWMNFSDWRRIGTFQ; this is encoded by the coding sequence ATGGCATTTATCACCTCGTTGATTCTCGCGGCCTTCGTCGGCTATATCGGTGCCTGGTATTTCGGTGCGGTCGAAGGCAACTTTGCCCTCCTGCTGTTCCTCGCCACCGTCGTCACCGGCATCTACTGGCTGGCCGAACGCTTCTATTTCCTTCCGAGGCGGCAGCGTGCCGCGGCTTCGCTCGAGGCTTCGCTCACGAACCGGCGCGAGGAACTCGCCCGCCAGGGCATCACCCAGGTCGACACCGTCGACGCCAAGGCGAGCGAACGGCTGCTCATGCAGCCCTGGTGGCTGGACTGGACCGCGGGGCTGTTCCCGGTGATCCTGGTGGTGTTCCTGTTGCGCTCGTTCTTGGCCGAGCCCTTCAAGATCCCTTCCGGCTCGATGATGCCGACGCTGCTCGTCGGCGACCTGATCCTGGTCAACAAGTTCGTCTACGGCCTGCGCCTGCCGGTCGTCAACACCAAGATCACCGACGGCCGGCCGCCGGCGCGTGGCGACGTCATGGTGTTCCGCTATCCGCCCAAGCCGAGCATGGACTACATCAAGCGGGTGGTCGGCGTGCCGGGCGACGAGGTGGCCTACCTCAACAAGAAGCTGACGATCAACGGCCAGCCGGTCAGCAAGGACGCCATTCCGGACTATTTCGACGAGGAGACGATGCGCTACCTCAAGCAATACGGCGAGAACCTCAATGGCACGCAGCACGACATCCTCAATGACGACGCCCGCCGTGCCGGACTCTCCGAAGCGGAAATCATGGCGTTCCCTTTTCAGGAAAATTGCCGCTACAGTGTTGAAGGCGTGATGTGCAAGGTGCCTCCGGGGTATTACTTCATGATGGGCGACAACCGCGACAATTCGCTGGATTCGCGCTATTGGGGATTCGTCCCGGACCGGAACATCGTCGGCAAGGCATTCCTGATCTGGATGAATTTCAGCGACTGGCGGCGCATCGGCACGTTCCAATAA
- a CDS encoding pyridoxine 5'-phosphate synthase, giving the protein MSSSNSTALSVNLNKVALVRNTRKLGIPSVLFAASTCLDAGAHGITVHPRPDQRHIRPQDVRDLSELLRKAWPAVEFNIEGNPFHNLMEFVRELRPHQATFVPDSETQSTSDHGWSFPEDAERLRPVIAEAKALGVRVSLFMDPNPDMMAAAKAVGADRVELYTEGYAASRDTPNADAVLRLYAEAARAAQAAGLEVNAGHDLSRDNLSAFLRAVPGVREVSIGHAFVSDALELGYAAATREYLRRIEEAGEQAPR; this is encoded by the coding sequence ATGAGCTCCTCCAATTCCACCGCCCTGTCGGTCAATCTCAACAAGGTCGCGCTGGTGCGCAACACGCGCAAGCTCGGCATTCCGAGCGTGTTGTTCGCGGCGTCGACGTGCCTCGATGCCGGCGCGCATGGCATCACCGTGCATCCGCGGCCCGACCAGCGGCACATCCGTCCGCAGGACGTGCGCGACCTGTCGGAGTTGCTGCGCAAGGCGTGGCCTGCCGTCGAGTTCAACATCGAAGGCAATCCCTTCCACAACCTGATGGAGTTCGTGCGCGAGCTGCGTCCGCACCAGGCGACCTTCGTGCCGGACAGCGAGACCCAGTCGACCAGCGACCACGGATGGAGCTTTCCGGAGGATGCCGAGCGCCTGCGCCCGGTCATCGCGGAGGCCAAGGCCCTGGGCGTGCGCGTGAGCCTGTTCATGGACCCGAATCCCGACATGATGGCGGCGGCCAAGGCGGTCGGTGCCGACCGCGTCGAGCTCTACACCGAGGGCTATGCGGCGTCGCGCGACACGCCGAACGCGGATGCGGTGCTGCGGCTCTATGCCGAGGCGGCGCGCGCGGCGCAGGCAGCCGGTCTGGAAGTCAATGCCGGCCACGACCTGAGCCGCGACAACCTGAGCGCGTTCCTGCGCGCGGTGCCCGGCGTGCGCGAGGTGTCGATCGGCCACGCCTTCGTCTCCGATGCACTGGAGCTGGGCTACGCCGCCGCCACGCGCGAATACCTGCGGCGCATCGAAGAAGCCGGCGAGCAGGCTCCGCGGTGA
- a CDS encoding YgjP-like metallopeptidase domain-containing protein, translating to MKYLAAYPAALRAQVEQVIAQGRLANLLRGRYGDAHDIRTDRALYDYVSELKGEFLRNAEPLSKVAFDSKLHVIRNALGTHTTVSRVQGSRLKSKHEIRVASLFKEVPPEWLRMIVVHELAHIKVRGHDKAFYQLCTHMEPAYHQYEFDLRLYLTHLDGGGERLWSAAAAPGSP from the coding sequence ATGAAGTACCTCGCCGCATACCCTGCGGCGCTGCGGGCCCAGGTCGAGCAGGTCATCGCGCAAGGCCGGCTCGCCAATCTGCTGCGCGGACGCTACGGCGACGCGCACGACATCCGCACGGATCGCGCGCTCTATGACTACGTGAGCGAACTCAAGGGCGAATTCCTGCGCAATGCCGAGCCGCTATCGAAGGTGGCCTTCGACAGCAAGCTCCACGTGATCCGCAACGCGCTCGGCACGCACACGACCGTCTCGCGTGTGCAGGGCAGCCGGTTGAAATCCAAGCACGAGATCCGTGTCGCGAGCCTGTTCAAGGAAGTCCCGCCCGAATGGCTGCGCATGATCGTCGTGCACGAACTGGCCCACATCAAGGTGCGGGGGCACGACAAGGCCTTCTACCAGCTCTGCACGCACATGGAGCCGGCCTATCACCAGTACGAGTTCGATCTGCGGCTGTACCTCACGCACCTCGACGGCGGCGGCGAGCGGCTCTGGTCCGCGGCCGCCGCGCCCGGGAGCCCGTAG
- the recO gene encoding DNA repair protein RecO: MAVKRVSNEPAYVLHHYDWSESSLILEVFARHHGRIALVAKGAKRPSSNFRPVLLPLQPLQLGFSGDAEIRTLKSAEWMGGHVMPTGEALLSGYYVNELLLRLLARDDPHEALFDAYAGVVQVLAGDHAAAQAATQSAALRAFELLLLREVGLLPALDAQTLTLAPLDAATRYALVPEAGLREAFEGEPSLQGADWQALQAALDDQAPFVATLRACAGVNGALRTQLRTLLNYHCGVATLRTRQMMRDLQAL; this comes from the coding sequence GTGGCCGTCAAGCGTGTCTCGAATGAGCCGGCCTATGTGCTCCACCACTACGACTGGAGCGAGTCCAGCCTGATCCTCGAGGTCTTCGCCCGCCACCACGGCCGCATCGCGCTCGTGGCCAAGGGGGCGAAGCGGCCGAGTTCCAATTTCCGGCCGGTGCTGCTGCCGCTGCAGCCGCTGCAACTCGGCTTTTCCGGCGATGCGGAGATCCGCACGCTCAAGAGCGCCGAATGGATGGGCGGCCACGTGATGCCGACCGGCGAGGCGCTGCTCTCGGGCTACTACGTCAACGAACTGCTGCTGCGCCTGCTGGCGCGCGACGACCCGCACGAGGCGCTTTTCGATGCCTACGCGGGCGTGGTGCAGGTGCTTGCCGGCGACCACGCGGCGGCCCAGGCCGCGACGCAGTCCGCCGCGCTGCGCGCCTTCGAGCTGCTGCTGCTGCGCGAAGTCGGCTTGCTGCCGGCGCTGGACGCGCAGACGCTCACGCTCGCGCCGCTCGATGCCGCGACCCGCTACGCCCTCGTGCCGGAAGCAGGCCTGCGCGAAGCCTTCGAAGGCGAGCCCTCGTTGCAGGGCGCCGACTGGCAGGCGTTGCAGGCCGCGCTCGACGATCAGGCGCCGTTCGTCGCCACGCTCCGCGCGTGCGCCGGGGTCAATGGCGCCCTGCGCACCCAATTGCGAACCTTGCTCAACTACCATTGCGGCGTTGCAACGCTGCGTACGCGGCAGATGATGCGGGACCTGCAAGCCCTATGA
- the lepA gene encoding translation elongation factor 4, with translation MNHIRNFSIIAHIDHGKSTLADRLIQRCGGLAEREMEAQVLDSMDIEKERGITIKAQTAALHYKARDGQVYNLNLIDTPGHVDFSYEVSRSLSACEGALLVVDASQGVEAQTVANCYTALDLGVEVVPVLNKMDLPQADPENAKAEIEDVIGIDASEAIPCSAKTGMGIDEILEAIVAKVPSPRGNPDGPLRAMIIDSWFDAYVGVVMLVRVVDGRLAKGDRIKMMASGASYNADNLGVFTPANEARESLEAGEVGYIIAGIKELQAAKVGDTVTQIKTGTGGAAATATEPLPGFKEIQPQVFAGLYPTEASEYDSLRDALEKLKLNDSSLHYEPEVSQALGFGFRCGFLGLLHMEIVQERLEREFDQDLITTAPSVVYQVVKSDGEVIMVENPSKMPDVGRMAEIREPIVTVHIYMPQEYVGAVMTLANQKRGVQMNMAYHGRQVMLTYEMPLGEIVLDFFDKLKSVSRGYASMDYEFKEYRASDVVKVDILLNGDKVDALSIIVHRSQSQYRARAVVGKMREIISRQMFDVAIQAAIGANIIARETIKALRKNVLAKCYGGDITRKRKLLEKQKAGKKRMKQIGSVEVPQEAFLAILQVED, from the coding sequence ATGAATCACATCAGAAATTTTTCGATCATTGCGCACATCGATCACGGCAAGTCGACGCTTGCGGATCGCTTGATCCAACGTTGCGGTGGTCTCGCCGAGCGCGAGATGGAAGCGCAAGTGCTCGACTCGATGGACATCGAGAAAGAGCGTGGGATAACCATCAAGGCACAGACCGCGGCGCTGCACTACAAGGCGCGCGATGGACAGGTCTACAACCTCAATCTGATCGACACGCCGGGCCATGTCGACTTCTCTTATGAAGTGAGTCGCTCGCTTTCTGCATGCGAAGGCGCGCTGCTCGTCGTCGATGCGAGCCAGGGTGTGGAAGCGCAGACCGTGGCGAACTGCTACACCGCGCTCGACCTCGGGGTCGAAGTGGTGCCCGTGCTCAACAAGATGGATCTGCCGCAGGCGGATCCCGAGAACGCAAAGGCCGAGATCGAAGACGTGATCGGCATCGATGCGTCCGAAGCCATTCCGTGCTCGGCGAAGACCGGCATGGGGATCGACGAGATCCTCGAAGCGATCGTCGCCAAGGTGCCGTCGCCGCGCGGCAATCCCGACGGGCCTCTGCGCGCCATGATCATCGACAGCTGGTTCGATGCCTACGTGGGCGTCGTGATGCTCGTGCGTGTGGTGGATGGCCGTCTCGCGAAGGGCGACCGCATCAAGATGATGGCTTCGGGCGCCAGCTACAACGCCGACAACCTCGGTGTGTTCACGCCGGCGAACGAGGCGCGCGAGTCGCTCGAGGCCGGCGAAGTGGGCTACATCATCGCGGGCATCAAGGAACTGCAGGCCGCGAAGGTCGGCGATACGGTCACTCAGATCAAGACCGGAACCGGCGGCGCGGCAGCCACTGCGACCGAGCCGCTGCCCGGCTTCAAGGAAATCCAGCCGCAGGTGTTCGCCGGCCTCTACCCGACCGAGGCGAGCGAGTACGACTCGCTGCGCGATGCGCTCGAGAAGCTCAAGCTCAACGATTCCTCGCTGCACTACGAGCCCGAGGTGTCGCAGGCGCTCGGCTTCGGATTCCGCTGCGGCTTCCTCGGGCTGCTGCACATGGAGATCGTTCAGGAGCGCCTGGAGCGCGAGTTCGACCAGGACCTCATCACGACCGCGCCCAGCGTGGTCTACCAGGTCGTGAAGAGCGACGGCGAGGTCATCATGGTCGAGAACCCGTCCAAGATGCCCGACGTCGGCCGCATGGCGGAGATCCGCGAGCCGATCGTCACCGTGCACATCTACATGCCGCAGGAGTACGTGGGCGCCGTGATGACGCTCGCCAACCAGAAGCGCGGCGTCCAGATGAACATGGCCTACCACGGCCGGCAGGTCATGCTGACCTACGAGATGCCGCTCGGCGAGATCGTGCTCGATTTCTTCGACAAGCTGAAATCGGTCAGCCGCGGCTATGCGTCGATGGACTACGAGTTCAAGGAATACCGCGCGTCGGATGTCGTCAAGGTCGACATCCTGCTCAACGGCGACAAGGTCGACGCGCTGTCGATCATCGTCCACCGCAGCCAGAGCCAGTACCGTGCGCGCGCGGTCGTGGGCAAGATGCGCGAGATCATTTCGCGGCAAATGTTCGACGTCGCGATCCAGGCGGCCATCGGGGCCAACATCATTGCGCGTGAGACAATCAAGGCGCTGCGCAAGAACGTGCTCGCCAAATGCTATGGCGGCGATATCACCCGCAAGCGCAAGCTGCTCGAAAAGCAGAAGGCGGGCAAGAAAAGAATGAAGCAGATCGGCTCGGTCGAGGTCCCTCAAGAGGCCTTTCTCGCCATCCTGCAAGTCGAAGACTAA
- a CDS encoding DUF4845 domain-containing protein — translation MKSLVASQKQRGISFIGLLFVAIVLACVGVVVAQVIPTLIEYQAITKAANKAKEGTTVPEVRAIFDRAQAIDDFTSVTGKDLEVRKDGDKVVVSFAYDREIHLFGPAYLLLKYRGRSS, via the coding sequence ATGAAGTCTTTAGTGGCAAGTCAGAAGCAGCGCGGGATTTCGTTCATCGGGCTGCTGTTCGTGGCGATCGTGCTGGCCTGTGTCGGCGTGGTGGTGGCGCAGGTGATCCCCACCCTGATCGAGTACCAGGCCATCACGAAGGCTGCCAACAAGGCGAAGGAGGGCACGACCGTGCCCGAAGTCCGCGCCATCTTCGATCGCGCGCAGGCGATCGACGACTTCACCTCCGTCACCGGCAAGGACCTCGAGGTGCGAAAGGACGGCGACAAGGTCGTCGTCTCCTTCGCCTATGACCGCGAGATCCACCTCTTCGGGCCCGCCTACCTCCTGCTGAAGTACCGCGGCCGTTCGAGCTGA
- the nagZ gene encoding beta-N-acetylhexosaminidase: MTETAMHAPLIIDVAGTELNAADRRRLADPLVGGVIHFARNWQGRAQMCALNAEIKAIRPDILICVDHEGGRVQRFRTDGFTRLPSMRTLGELWMKDALRATQLAVACGHVLAAELRACGVDFSFAPVLDLDYGESSVIGDRSFHRDPRVVALLARSLMHGLLQAGMANCGKHFPGHGFVKADSHVAIPVDRRSLKAILADDARPYDWLVGSLAAVMPAHVIYPRVDARPAGFSAKWLQEILRGKLGFDGAVFSDDLSMEAARQIDGESLSYVDAALAALDAGCDLALLCNQSVGDGAVLDALLGGFAAAAREGRWKPNPTSEARRTSLLPATPALGWDALMQSAAYRRAAQMLPKP, translated from the coding sequence ATGACTGAAACTGCCATGCATGCCCCGCTGATCATCGACGTCGCGGGGACCGAACTGAACGCGGCCGACCGCCGACGGCTCGCCGACCCGCTGGTGGGCGGCGTGATCCATTTCGCCCGCAACTGGCAGGGCCGCGCGCAGATGTGCGCCCTCAATGCCGAGATCAAGGCGATCCGTCCGGACATCCTGATCTGCGTCGACCACGAGGGCGGCCGCGTGCAGCGATTCCGCACCGACGGGTTCACGCGGCTGCCGTCGATGCGCACGCTGGGCGAGTTGTGGATGAAGGACGCGCTGCGGGCGACGCAGCTTGCGGTCGCCTGCGGTCATGTGCTGGCGGCCGAGCTGCGCGCCTGCGGGGTCGACTTCAGCTTTGCGCCCGTGCTCGATCTCGACTACGGCGAAAGCAGCGTGATCGGCGATCGCAGCTTTCATCGCGATCCGCGCGTCGTCGCGCTGCTCGCCCGCAGCCTGATGCATGGACTGCTGCAGGCCGGCATGGCCAATTGCGGCAAGCACTTTCCGGGACACGGCTTCGTCAAGGCCGATTCGCACGTGGCGATCCCGGTCGACCGGCGCAGCCTCAAGGCGATCCTGGCGGACGATGCGCGGCCCTACGACTGGCTCGTCGGCTCTCTGGCGGCGGTGATGCCGGCGCACGTGATCTATCCCAGGGTCGATGCGCGGCCCGCGGGCTTCTCCGCGAAATGGCTGCAGGAGATCCTGCGCGGCAAGCTCGGCTTCGATGGCGCGGTGTTCAGCGACGACCTCAGCATGGAGGCGGCGCGGCAGATCGATGGCGAGTCGCTCAGCTATGTCGATGCGGCCCTGGCCGCCTTGGACGCCGGCTGCGATCTGGCGCTGCTGTGCAACCAGAGCGTCGGCGACGGCGCGGTGCTGGATGCGCTGCTGGGCGGCTTCGCCGCCGCGGCCCGCGAGGGCCGGTGGAAGCCGAACCCGACGAGCGAAGCGCGTCGCACAAGCCTGTTGCCCGCCACGCCGGCCCTGGGCTGGGATGCGCTGATGCAATCCGCCGCGTACCGGCGCGCCGCCCAGATGCTGCCCAAGCCCTGA
- the acpS gene encoding holo-ACP synthase has protein sequence MIYGIGTDICDVRRISATLERQGERFARKVLGDAEFAVWQARSARWPKRGLRYLATRFSAKEAFSKAIGLGMRMPMSWRLCEIVNQKSGKPVIVLHGELKNWFEAQGLSAHVTVTDETDYAASFVVVERITDPHARHAVSSLPPEGAHFVLGRPATKHD, from the coding sequence GTGATCTACGGCATCGGGACCGACATCTGCGATGTCCGGCGCATCTCGGCGACCCTGGAGCGCCAGGGCGAGCGCTTCGCGCGCAAGGTCCTGGGCGACGCCGAGTTCGCGGTCTGGCAGGCGCGCAGCGCGCGCTGGCCGAAGCGCGGCCTGCGCTATCTCGCCACGCGCTTTTCCGCCAAGGAAGCCTTCAGCAAGGCCATCGGGCTCGGCATGCGGATGCCGATGAGCTGGCGCCTGTGCGAGATCGTCAACCAGAAGAGCGGCAAGCCGGTGATCGTGTTGCACGGCGAGCTCAAGAACTGGTTCGAAGCGCAGGGCCTCTCGGCCCACGTCACGGTGACAGATGAAACCGACTATGCGGCGAGCTTCGTCGTGGTGGAACGAATCACAGACCCCCACGCTCGGCACGCCGTGTCCTCGCTGCCCCCCGAGGGGGCGCATTTTGTCTTGGGGCGCCCGGCGACAAAACATGACTGA
- a CDS encoding DegQ family serine endoprotease translates to MLKFERNKLRSCVLACAMAVVSTTALLPPSPAFAQARVLPDFTDLVDQVGPSVVNIRTVEKVAQGGGNPEMDEDMQEFFRRFFGQPMPGIPRQGRPNRPAPQEEERPRGVGSGFILSPDGFVMTNAHVVDGASEVLVTLPDKREFKARIVGADKRTDVAVVKIDATGLPAVKVGDVSKLRVGEWVMAIGSPFGLENTVTAGIVSAKQRDTGDYLPFIQTDVAINPGNSGGPLINMRGEVVGINSQIYSRSGGFMGISFSIPIDEAIRVSDQLRAFGRVSRGRIGVQIDQVTKDVAESIGLGKAQGALVRGVEAGSPGEKAGIEPGDIITKFDGKSIERPSDLPRIVGNTKPGTKSSVTVFRRGSLRDLNVTIAEIEPDKPAKRASDRDESSGKAPASAAAKSMGLALSDLPDAQRRELKLKGGVKVDAATDAAARAGLREGDVILAISNTEVSSVKDFEAALAKADRSKPISLLFRRGDWAQYALVRPAR, encoded by the coding sequence ATGCTCAAGTTCGAGAGGAACAAGCTCCGCTCATGCGTGCTGGCTTGCGCGATGGCCGTCGTGTCGACCACCGCGCTGTTGCCGCCATCGCCGGCATTCGCGCAGGCGCGTGTCCTTCCCGATTTCACCGACCTGGTCGACCAGGTCGGGCCGTCCGTGGTGAACATCCGCACCGTCGAGAAAGTCGCCCAGGGCGGCGGCAATCCCGAGATGGATGAAGATATGCAGGAGTTCTTCCGGCGCTTCTTCGGCCAGCCGATGCCGGGCATTCCGCGCCAGGGTCGTCCCAACCGCCCGGCTCCTCAGGAGGAGGAGCGTCCGCGCGGTGTCGGGTCCGGGTTCATCCTTTCCCCGGATGGCTTCGTGATGACCAATGCGCATGTGGTCGACGGCGCTTCCGAGGTTCTGGTGACGCTGCCGGACAAGCGTGAGTTCAAGGCCAGGATCGTCGGCGCCGACAAGCGCACCGACGTCGCCGTGGTGAAGATCGACGCAACCGGTCTTCCTGCCGTCAAGGTCGGTGATGTCTCGAAGCTGCGCGTCGGCGAATGGGTGATGGCGATCGGCTCGCCCTTCGGCCTCGAGAACACCGTCACCGCCGGCATCGTGAGCGCGAAGCAGCGCGACACCGGCGACTACCTGCCGTTCATCCAGACCGACGTTGCCATCAACCCCGGCAACTCCGGCGGCCCGCTGATCAACATGCGCGGCGAGGTGGTGGGCATCAACAGCCAGATCTATTCGCGCTCCGGCGGCTTCATGGGGATCTCGTTCTCGATCCCGATCGATGAGGCGATCCGCGTGAGCGACCAGTTGCGCGCGTTCGGCCGCGTGTCGCGCGGACGGATCGGCGTACAGATCGATCAGGTCACGAAGGACGTGGCCGAGTCGATTGGCCTGGGCAAGGCGCAGGGAGCACTGGTTCGAGGCGTCGAAGCCGGTTCGCCGGGCGAGAAGGCCGGGATCGAGCCTGGCGACATCATCACCAAGTTCGATGGCAAGTCGATCGAGAGGCCCAGCGATCTGCCGCGTATCGTGGGGAACACCAAGCCGGGCACCAAGAGTTCGGTGACCGTATTCCGTCGTGGCAGCCTGCGCGACCTGAACGTGACCATCGCGGAGATCGAGCCCGACAAGCCGGCCAAGCGTGCTTCGGATCGTGACGAGTCATCGGGCAAGGCGCCGGCATCGGCAGCCGCAAAATCGATGGGCCTCGCGCTGAGCGATCTCCCTGATGCGCAGAGGCGAGAGCTGAAACTCAAGGGCGGCGTGAAGGTCGATGCCGCCACCGACGCGGCCGCGCGCGCGGGCCTGCGCGAAGGCGACGTGATCCTGGCCATCAGCAACACGGAAGTCTCGAGCGTCAAGGACTTCGAGGCGGCGCTGGCGAAGGCGGATCGGAGCAAGCCCATCAGCCTGCTTTTCCGTCGAGGCGACTGGGCGCAGTACGCGCTGGTTCGCCCCGCACGCTGA